TCATCCGACAGACAGTGAATATGCACAATTCGTTAGTGTAGACATATATCCTTACCTGATCTTTGAAATAAGAAACGGCTCTGTCTGCGCACATCTCTAGGCTCTCACCATTTGGGGGAGGAGTGTCGTAACTACGGCGCCATTCATGAACTTGTTCTTTGCCAAACCTATCTGCAGTTTCTTGCTTATTGAGACCTTGCAACTCACCATACCTGGAAAATGCCATGGGGTGTTTTAGGCGACAAAACTTTAAGTTACTATGCACATTACCTGATTGGCCAGCTAAAtcatggtaacaggagacaaactCTTACATCCTTTCATTCAGTTGCCAAGCTGTTATAACAGGAATGGACTGCTCTTTTGTATCTTCACTGTATATCTTACTCCAACTTTGAGCTTGTTCGCTCTCCTTATGTGTGATAATTGGAACCTGCAGAAACATAAACAGGCCCCTCAGTACAATTGCCCAGAACAGTGGATATAAGTACCGCGTTTGTTAAAGCAAAGACAAGACAACCTTCTTGCGCCGATGCTGCATCATGGCAAGCATTGCAGTCATCTGAGAACGAATCATCGCCGACGTGAATATTACATCGATTGGAATGTTGCATATCCTCTTACCCGCCTCGATGGCCTCATCCACGCCCTTCGGTGTCAGGGGCACATCGACGCAGCCAGTAAACAGATTTTTCTCATTCCACATCGACTCGCCGTGCCGGATCAGTATAAGGGAACTCTCACCTGCATTCAGAAAAGGATAACAGCTTTATGGAACTGCATCTGTGTGCTGAAAAAAAAATCAGTCTATTATAATAAACTCGTGAGAATTACTTGATTTCTTGGGGCTGTGGTCTCCCTTGCCATTCGAGGGTAGGTGAACCGGGTCGATGACCGAAGACTGGGAGCCCGACGCACAAACCAGACCCAACTTTCTGTTGCCTGAGCAGCAACTTCCAACTGAAACCAAGCGCACATTGGCTGTTCTCCTGTCCAATCTAGAGTTCTTGCTGTTCCACCGGTGGGATTGTGCAGACACTATGACATTGTGAGATGTAGCCGCGGCCATTCTGATTCCAGCAAAATACAAGCAAACAATTCATTAGTCGGCTGCATCTGTATACCTGTTTCGCACCTAGGATTGTGCAATTCTTGATTATCTTATTGAGACGAGCAATTCTTGGATGAACAAATTGACGCAATAAATCACAGCTCAAACAGTCCAGCCCAAAACAATAGCAATGAACCCCCTGCTTCAGCCGCAGTTGTTTCAGAAAGAACAGACCGCCCCCAGGCCGGTGATAAAGAACGCTTTCAGAAAGACGGAACCGGGACCTCAAGTAAGCGCACCTCAAGAACCCAATGTGGAGGCCTTGCTGGAGACCTGGAACCGAGGAGCTCGGCGAAACCAAGTCGAGGGGGGCACGTCGGAGAGATCTAGAGCGGCGGGGGCGAGAGGGCCGAGGACAGCAACGAGAAAACCGAGGAAAAGCCTGTCGCGCGCGCTCTTCAGTTCTTGGTTGCGCAGGCGCGTGGGCTTGTTTGGTTTCTGTCTTCTGTAGATCGACGGGGGAGGCTCTCTGTTCTGGTTATTTGAAGGAGGAAGAAACGGCATTGCCCTGTGGGGGGCGACAATGGGAAAATAGGGGCCGGAGCAAACTGGCAACGACCGTGTTAGGGTTGGTGGCATATTAGCACGTGAGCCACATGGAACCAATCGGTGACTTTGTTAATATATAATCCAACTCCTTAATTACCCGTACATTGCCCGCGCCGTCATGGTCGCCAGTCCCTCCTCCTtcctaccctagccgccgctgcGTACAGCCCGTGGCGATCAATGACGGTGGAATCATCTTCTCATATGCTCCTCTGAAAGAACATGCgatgcccccatgtttggttttggtaattgatgacaatctttatggactaatggttgccttgagttatatttgaaggatttgtccataggcatttcttgaagtccatgtgttggtttcaaggagtttatgtggtgaccaaggtgttattaaggaattatccaaagattggtcatgtgagagtagagcttattgcaagcatgtcttgaagaagaagattgtgtgatcattcatgtttaccttcaagacatcatccaaataaagagagttggaaagagtcaaggttgatcaagactaagtcaagagtgaatcaagttgatcaacacacaaagcgcacaagatgtaccgagagggatcaagcgatcccatggtgtggtaagcattgtcgattacgctttgtgtactaacccatgatcttcgtgagagttctttgtggggttaggttgcggtgtgcaagttcaagtgaagcatcatgaagagatcaaatgcttgaagcttgccgtccattctGGCAACAATGGACTTGTGGTCTAACTTGAGGAAGGCAAGATCGTCtacatctagct
This sequence is a window from Aegilops tauschii subsp. strangulata cultivar AL8/78 chromosome 7, Aet v6.0, whole genome shotgun sequence. Protein-coding genes within it:
- the LOC109733710 gene encoding 2,3-bisphosphoglycerate-dependent phosphoglycerate mutase 1, with protein sequence MAAATSHNVIVSAQSHRWNSKNSRLDRRTANVRLVSVGSCCSGNRKLGLVCASGSQSSVIDPVHLPSNGKGDHSPKKSSESSLILIRHGESMWNEKNLFTGCVDVPLTPKGVDEAIEAGKRICNIPIDVIFTSAMIRSQMTAMLAMMQHRRKKVPIITHKESEQAQSWSKIYSEDTKEQSIPVITAWQLNERMYGELQGLNKQETADRFGKEQVHEWRRSYDTPPPNGESLEMCADRAVSYFKDQVVPHLTAGKHVMVAAHANSLRSIIMHLDKLTSQEVISLELSTGIPMLYIFKEGEFIRRGSPVGPSEASVYAYTRNLATYRDTLDSMVQ